Proteins found in one Rhodovulum sp. MB263 genomic segment:
- a CDS encoding Lrp/AsnC family transcriptional regulator → MKLDRIDLKILDLLQRDATIPLARIADRVGLSQTPCWKRIQKHEEAGVIRERVAILDPEALGLSLTAFVMIEALDHTSEWRENFLGIAERFEEVRDLYRLAGRYDFLLRVVVRDMAEFDRFYADLTSVVRLRSVDSFFALERLKVSTALPLAGMLA, encoded by the coding sequence ATGAAACTCGATCGCATAGACCTGAAGATTCTCGATCTCCTTCAACGGGATGCGACCATTCCACTGGCGCGGATCGCAGACCGGGTGGGATTGTCGCAAACGCCCTGCTGGAAGCGTATCCAGAAGCATGAAGAGGCGGGCGTGATCCGCGAACGCGTCGCCATTCTCGATCCGGAAGCGCTGGGCCTGTCATTGACTGCCTTCGTCATGATCGAGGCGCTCGATCACACATCCGAATGGCGCGAGAACTTTCTCGGGATTGCCGAGCGGTTCGAGGAGGTGCGCGACCTCTATCGGCTGGCCGGGCGTTATGATTTCCTGCTGCGGGTCGTGGTCCGCGACATGGCCGAGTTCGACCGGTTCTATGCCGACCTGACCTCGGTGGTACGTCTGCGCAGCGTCGACAGCTTCTTCGCGCTCGAACGGCTGAAGGTATCGACCGCATTGCCGCTTGCGGGAATGCTGGCCTGA
- a CDS encoding sulfate ABC transporter substrate-binding protein produces MPSDAFATESEALQILNVSYDPTREFYLDYNELFEAWWDAEGHAPVTVQQSHGGAGAQARAVIDGLPATVVTLALSADIDAIAERTGKIPADWQSRLPHNSAPYTSTIVFLVRKGNPKAIENWDDLIRDDVQVVTPNPKTSGGARWNFLAAYGYALDRFGGDEARAQDFMTRLYGNVPVLDTGARGATTTFAQRGIGDVLLAWENEAFLALDELGAQKFDIVVPSISILAEPPVTLVDGNIGSDAQRAVARAYLEHLYSPEAQALALRHFYRAWDSSAAAPEDVARFPKLRLVSIEDFGGWAKAQPVFFGDGGLFDKIYEN; encoded by the coding sequence ATGCCGTCGGACGCTTTCGCCACCGAAAGCGAGGCGCTGCAAATCCTCAATGTCTCCTATGATCCGACCCGCGAATTCTACCTCGATTACAATGAGCTGTTCGAAGCCTGGTGGGATGCCGAAGGTCATGCGCCGGTCACCGTCCAGCAATCGCATGGCGGCGCCGGGGCACAGGCGCGGGCCGTGATCGACGGCCTGCCGGCGACGGTGGTCACGCTGGCGCTTTCGGCCGATATCGACGCCATCGCCGAACGCACCGGAAAGATCCCGGCCGACTGGCAGAGCCGCCTGCCGCATAACTCGGCGCCCTATACCTCGACCATCGTCTTTCTCGTCCGCAAGGGAAATCCCAAGGCGATCGAGAACTGGGACGACCTGATCCGGGACGACGTGCAGGTGGTGACCCCGAACCCGAAAACCTCGGGCGGCGCGCGCTGGAACTTCCTTGCAGCCTATGGCTATGCGCTCGACCGGTTCGGCGGCGACGAGGCCCGGGCGCAGGACTTCATGACGCGGCTTTACGGCAATGTGCCGGTGCTCGATACCGGGGCCCGCGGCGCCACCACGACCTTCGCGCAACGGGGCATCGGCGACGTGCTGCTGGCCTGGGAAAACGAAGCATTCCTGGCGCTCGACGAGCTGGGCGCCCAGAAGTTCGACATCGTCGTGCCCTCGATCTCGATCCTGGCCGAGCCGCCGGTCACGCTTGTCGACGGCAATATCGGTTCGGATGCGCAACGCGCGGTCGCCCGGGCCTATCTCGAGCACCTCTACAGCCCCGAGGCCCAGGCCTTGGCGCTGCGCCATTTCTATCGCGCCTGGGACAGCTCTGCCGCTGCGCCCGAGGATGTCGCGCGCTTTCCGAAGCTGCGGCTCGTGAGCATCGAGGATTTCGGCGGCTGGGCCAAGGCGCAGCCGGTCTTCTTCGGCGATGGCGGGCTGTTCGACAAGATCTACGAGAACTGA
- the cysT gene encoding sulfate ABC transporter permease subunit CysT translates to MRAGPFRSPSPLPGFGLSFGIAMAGLSIVVLLPLGALLGRGLAIGPVELLDMVNSRRVREALGLSFRAALVASLFNLAFGLMLAWVLVRYRFWGRRLIDAAVDLPFALPTAVAGIALTALYAPSGPFGRALAPLGIEIAYTKAGIWLALIFIGLPFVVRSVQPVIEEIDREAEEVSATLGASRLYTLRRVVLPTLSPALMTGFALALARSVGEYGSVIFIAGNLPFRTEIAPLLIVIRLEEYNHDAAAAIGIAMLMISFAVLLALNTIQFWSRRRIGLG, encoded by the coding sequence ATGCGAGCGGGCCCCTTCCGCTCGCCCTCTCCCCTGCCGGGGTTTGGGCTGAGCTTCGGGATCGCGATGGCGGGGCTGTCCATCGTGGTTCTGCTGCCGCTCGGCGCGCTTCTGGGACGCGGGCTTGCCATCGGCCCGGTCGAACTGCTGGACATGGTCAATTCGCGCCGCGTCCGGGAAGCGCTCGGCCTGTCCTTCCGGGCCGCTCTGGTCGCGTCGCTCTTCAATCTGGCCTTCGGGCTGATGCTGGCCTGGGTGCTGGTGCGGTACCGGTTCTGGGGACGGCGGCTGATCGACGCCGCGGTCGATCTGCCCTTCGCGCTGCCGACGGCGGTGGCGGGGATCGCACTGACCGCGCTTTACGCACCGAGCGGCCCCTTCGGCCGCGCGCTCGCGCCGCTCGGGATTGAGATCGCCTATACCAAGGCCGGGATCTGGCTGGCGCTGATCTTCATCGGCCTGCCCTTCGTGGTGCGCAGCGTGCAGCCGGTGATCGAGGAAATCGACCGCGAGGCGGAAGAGGTCAGCGCCACGCTCGGCGCCAGCCGCCTTTACACCCTGCGCCGGGTCGTACTGCCGACGCTGAGCCCGGCGCTTATGACCGGCTTCGCGCTGGCGCTGGCGCGCTCTGTCGGCGAATACGGCTCGGTCATCTTCATCGCCGGCAACCTGCCGTTCCGGACAGAGATCGCGCCCCTGCTGATCGTGATCCGGCTTGAGGAATACAATCACGACGCCGCCGCGGCGATCGGGATCGCAATGCTCATGATCTCCTTCGCGGTGCTGCTGGCCCTCAACACCATCCAGTTCTGGAGCAGACGGAGGATCGGCCTTGGCTGA
- the cysW gene encoding sulfate ABC transporter permease subunit CysW yields the protein MAEIAYPRQEAVTTEPRLARWTLIAAVLALVGILLFAPLVTVFAEALAGGGAAALAALGSPDARAAIGLTLTVAVLSVPLNAGIGIAAAWAIARFEFRGKALLVTLIDLPFSVSPVVAGLALVLLFGVNGPLGAWLIAHDLKIVFALPGIVLATLFVTFPFVARELIPVMIEQGRSEEEVALTLGASGWRTFLTVTLPNIRWALLYGLLLCNARAMGEFGAVAVVSGKIRGETTTMPIMIEMLYNEYLSVAAFTLAALLALLALLTLTLKTLLEWRYAEQLSATRRH from the coding sequence TTGGCTGAGATCGCATATCCGAGGCAGGAGGCCGTGACCACCGAGCCGCGGCTGGCCCGCTGGACGCTGATCGCGGCGGTACTGGCACTGGTCGGCATCCTGCTCTTCGCGCCGCTCGTCACTGTCTTCGCCGAGGCGCTGGCCGGGGGCGGCGCGGCGGCGCTGGCCGCGCTCGGCTCGCCCGATGCCCGCGCGGCGATCGGGCTGACGCTGACCGTCGCCGTCCTCTCGGTGCCGCTGAACGCGGGAATCGGCATCGCCGCCGCCTGGGCCATCGCCAGGTTCGAGTTTCGTGGCAAGGCGCTGCTCGTCACCCTGATCGACCTGCCCTTCTCGGTCTCTCCGGTGGTGGCGGGACTGGCGCTGGTGCTTCTGTTCGGGGTCAACGGGCCGCTGGGCGCCTGGCTTATCGCCCATGACCTCAAGATCGTCTTCGCCCTGCCCGGCATCGTCCTGGCCACGCTGTTCGTGACCTTTCCCTTCGTCGCCCGCGAACTCATTCCGGTGATGATCGAACAGGGCCGGAGCGAGGAAGAGGTGGCACTGACGCTGGGGGCCTCGGGATGGCGGACCTTCCTGACGGTGACGCTACCCAATATCCGCTGGGCGCTGCTTTACGGGCTGCTTCTGTGCAATGCCCGGGCGATGGGCGAATTCGGCGCGGTCGCCGTGGTCTCGGGCAAGATCCGGGGCGAAACCACCACCATGCCGATCATGATCGAGATGCTCTACAACGAATATCTCTCGGTCGCGGCCTTCACCCTCGCGGCACTGCTCGCGCTGCTCGCGCTTCTGACCCTGACCCTGAAAACCCTTCTGGAATGGCGCTACGCGGAGCAGCTCTCCGCCACCCGCCGGCATTGA